From a region of the Hemitrygon akajei chromosome 16, sHemAka1.3, whole genome shotgun sequence genome:
- the spc24 gene encoding kinetochore protein Spc24 produces MELQIQEFKALADELMIILSGCNGEVHLQNAMKYQTKIVNTFLDVEQCVKQQLRVIQQTQEHVAQKVIEMGEEREKSLLELKKIKEKWNETEQQNFKSEAELALLQKELEELENSEKEIAIMEEEVDEDTTVIIPSTKYLAHIFHKVTKIIWDYDCDPSLVRGVHFGAGVAQPINIDSTKHSDSFICDYLWSLVSTDW; encoded by the exons ATGGAGTTGCAGATCCAGGAGTTCAAGGCACTGGCAGATGAACTGATGATTATCCTCTCTGGTTGTAATGGGGAGGTGCATCTGCAGAATGCCATGAAATATCAGACAAAAATAGTGAATACTTTCCTAGATGTAGAACAGTGTGTGAAACAGCAGTTGAGAG TGATCCAGCAAACGCAAGAACATGTGGCACAGAAGGTTATTGAAATGGgagaagaaagagagaaaagttTACTGGAGTTAAAGAAGATTAAAGAAAAGTGGAACGAGACTGAGCAACAGAATTTTAAGTCTGAAGCTGAGCTTG CATTGTTACAGAAAGAGCTGGAGGAGCTTGAAAATTCTGAAAAGGAAATTGCTATAATGGAAGAGGAGGTAGATGAAGATACAACAGTGATTATTCCATCTACTAA GTACTTGGCTCACATCTTCCACAAGGTCACTAAGATAATTTGGGACTATGACTGTGATCCTTCCCTTGTAAGAGGCG TCCACTTTGGAGCAGGTGTAGCACAGCCCATTAACATTGATTCTACGAAGCACTCTGACAGTTTCATATGTGATTACTTGTGGAGCCTTGTGAGCACGGATTGGTAA